A portion of the Sphingobacterium spiritivorum genome contains these proteins:
- a CDS encoding ferredoxin--NADP reductase — protein sequence MHKLRISALTPEANNNISIDFEPVSGPYPVYKAGQFLTLIFTFGDREVRRSYSFKSSPDVDEPLSIAVKRVDNGEISRFLHHKITVGEEIEVLDPQGLFIYEPVPDTTRTVFLFAAGIGITPLFSILKTALIRERKSKIVLVYSNSSPEQTPFLEELDSWQKNYPDRFHIIWIFSNSKNLMKARLNRDFIYDILKQYVEELKTDTLFYTFGPVIYMDLCRFTLLGMGYADSQIKRETFLLPENEEDDDDETEKEVDKTTYSITLNFLGQRHQLSVPYNKTILDVGLENKIKLPYSCKSGMCSTCISQCSSGNVRMDYNEVLTDREVANGRILLCTGHPTEDGTVIDVV from the coding sequence ATGCATAAACTTCGGATTTCCGCATTAACTCCAGAGGCGAATAATAACATTTCTATAGATTTTGAACCGGTATCGGGGCCTTATCCTGTGTATAAAGCCGGGCAGTTTCTAACCCTGATTTTCACTTTCGGAGACCGCGAAGTCCGTCGCTCTTATTCCTTTAAAAGTTCACCAGATGTAGACGAACCTTTAAGTATTGCTGTGAAAAGAGTAGATAACGGTGAGATTTCTCGTTTTTTACATCATAAGATTACAGTCGGAGAAGAGATTGAAGTACTGGATCCTCAGGGTTTATTTATATATGAACCTGTACCTGATACGACAAGGACTGTGTTTTTGTTTGCTGCAGGTATTGGCATTACTCCGTTATTTTCCATTCTGAAGACAGCTTTAATAAGAGAACGGAAATCCAAAATCGTATTAGTGTACAGCAACAGTTCTCCGGAACAGACGCCTTTTCTGGAAGAACTTGACAGTTGGCAGAAAAACTATCCGGACCGTTTTCATATCATATGGATTTTTTCAAACAGCAAAAACCTGATGAAAGCCCGTCTGAACAGAGATTTTATCTATGATATTTTGAAACAATATGTAGAAGAACTCAAAACGGATACCCTTTTCTACACTTTCGGACCTGTTATTTATATGGATCTTTGCCGTTTTACTTTATTGGGTATGGGCTATGCAGACAGTCAAATCAAAAGAGAGACATTTCTGTTGCCGGAAAATGAAGAAGATGACGATGATGAAACAGAAAAGGAAGTAGATAAAACAACTTATTCCATTACGCTTAACTTTCTCGGCCAACGTCACCAACTGTCTGTACCTTATAACAAAACAATTCTTGATGTAGGGTTAGAGAATAAAATCAAACTGCCTTATTCCTGTAAATCGGGTATGTGCAGTACCTGTATTTCACAATGTTCATCCGGAAATGTGCGAATGGATTATAACGAAGTATTGACAGACAGGGAAGTCGCTAACGGACGTATTTTATTATGTACCGGGCATCCGACCGAAGATGGAACTGTAATTGATGTCGTATAG
- a CDS encoding acetoacetate--CoA ligase yields MSELIWTPSADYQKNSALFDFKTFVEERYQLSFRDYETLWKWSVSEPEDFWHSVFQYFDLKSHSPFDAVITYSRQGFIGTEWFRGATLNYAEHVFRNETDKRPAILYQAEQTPVKEVSWSQLKDQVRAIQQFLIRKGIKEGDRVAGILNNTTETIAIFLAVNAIGAIWSCCSTDFGSASIVERFTLIEPRILFADSGYDYNGKKYDKQETAVTIKEQIPSITDLVMVNGADWDLIIQEADPAQPLTFRPVPFDHPIWILYSSGTTGKPKAITHSSGGNLIEHYKALALHQNVQEGDRFMWYTTTGWMMWNYAISSLLVGATLCIYDGSPIFPERKSIWNFVADQHVDHLGAGAAYFTSCQDLSLSELNIKLKTIGSTGSPLPPDTFQWLQGQLKDVQIVSLSGGTDVCSAFLSGSTLLPVFAGEIQCRTLGSKIEAYNEDGVAVYDEVGELVIEVPMPSMPLYFWKDKDNAKYLESYFDKYPGVWCHGDWIKITRNNNGIIMYGRSDATLNRGGVRIGTAEVYNVLNTFEDVEDSLVICIDLDNGDSVMPLYVKMKAGVELTDELRTEIKKQLRSTYSPRHVPDEILAVPDIPYTMSGKKLEIPVKKLMMGVPIDRAVSIDVVKNPDSLNYWIDLCKKV; encoded by the coding sequence ATGAGTGAGCTGATCTGGACACCTTCTGCTGATTATCAGAAAAATTCTGCATTATTCGATTTTAAAACCTTTGTTGAAGAGCGTTATCAGCTTTCTTTTAGAGATTATGAAACGTTGTGGAAATGGTCTGTTTCTGAACCTGAAGATTTTTGGCATTCTGTATTTCAGTATTTCGATCTTAAATCCCATTCTCCGTTTGATGCTGTTATTACATACTCCAGACAGGGATTTATCGGTACAGAATGGTTTCGGGGTGCGACACTCAATTATGCTGAACATGTCTTTCGCAATGAGACAGATAAACGTCCGGCTATTCTCTATCAGGCTGAACAGACGCCTGTTAAAGAAGTATCCTGGTCTCAGTTGAAAGATCAGGTACGTGCTATACAACAGTTTTTGATCAGAAAGGGTATTAAAGAAGGAGATCGGGTAGCGGGTATACTCAATAATACAACAGAAACCATTGCTATATTCTTGGCGGTGAATGCTATTGGAGCTATATGGTCCTGTTGTTCAACTGATTTCGGAAGTGCAAGTATTGTCGAACGCTTTACTTTGATTGAACCCAGGATTCTTTTTGCAGATTCGGGTTATGATTATAACGGAAAGAAATATGATAAGCAGGAAACTGCGGTAACCATTAAAGAACAGATTCCTTCCATTACCGATCTTGTCATGGTAAATGGGGCAGATTGGGATTTAATAATACAGGAGGCTGATCCTGCACAGCCTCTCACATTTCGGCCAGTTCCATTTGATCATCCTATCTGGATACTGTATTCTTCAGGTACAACCGGAAAACCTAAGGCAATCACACATAGTTCAGGCGGTAATTTGATTGAACATTATAAAGCGCTGGCTTTACACCAAAATGTACAGGAGGGAGATCGCTTTATGTGGTATACGACTACGGGTTGGATGATGTGGAATTATGCTATTTCATCTCTTCTGGTTGGAGCTACTTTGTGTATCTATGATGGCTCTCCTATCTTTCCGGAGCGGAAATCTATCTGGAATTTTGTTGCTGATCAGCATGTAGATCATCTTGGTGCCGGGGCAGCCTACTTTACATCCTGTCAGGATCTGTCATTATCAGAACTTAATATTAAACTCAAAACCATTGGTTCCACAGGTTCTCCTTTGCCTCCGGATACTTTCCAATGGTTGCAAGGACAGCTGAAGGATGTACAAATTGTTTCTTTAAGTGGTGGTACGGATGTCTGCAGTGCTTTTCTTTCGGGTAGTACATTATTGCCTGTCTTTGCCGGTGAAATCCAGTGCCGTACGTTAGGTTCAAAAATAGAAGCCTATAATGAAGATGGTGTCGCGGTATACGATGAAGTGGGAGAACTGGTAATCGAAGTACCTATGCCTTCTATGCCGCTTTACTTTTGGAAGGATAAGGATAATGCTAAATATCTGGAAAGTTATTTTGATAAATATCCTGGCGTCTGGTGTCATGGAGACTGGATCAAAATAACCCGAAATAATAACGGTATCATTATGTATGGCAGATCTGATGCCACTTTAAACAGGGGAGGAGTACGTATAGGTACCGCAGAGGTATATAATGTGCTGAATACGTTTGAAGATGTGGAAGACAGTCTTGTGATCTGTATTGATTTGGATAACGGGGATTCTGTTATGCCATTGTATGTCAAGATGAAAGCGGGAGTGGAACTTACGGATGAACTTCGGACGGAGATCAAAAAACAACTACGAAGTACTTATAGTCCCAGACACGTACCCGATGAAATCCTGGCAGTACCGGATATCCCTTATACAATGAGTGGAAAGAAGCTGGAGATTCCTGTTAAGAAACTAATGATGGGCGTACCCATAGACCGGGCTGTTAGTATCGATGTGGTGAAAAATCCCGATTCTCTCAATTATTGGATAGATCTCTGTAAAAAAGTATAA
- the gdhA gene encoding NADP-specific glutamate dehydrogenase, translating into MSKVYNTFIDYIEKRNPNEPEFLQAVTEVAEDLIPYIEQHQPQLLKMKVLERLAEPERVISFRVTWLNDKNEIEVNRGYRVQMNSAIGPYKGGLRFAPNVNLSILKFLAFEQVFKNSLTSLPIGGGKGGSDFNPKGKSDTEIMKFCQSFISELYRHIGAETDVPAGDIGVGEREIGYMFGQYKRLQNNFTGVLTGKGANWGGSYIRPEATGYGLLYFVSCIYDYRNEELKDKIVAISGAGNVAFYAAEKAIQLGAKVITLSNSQGVLYDEQGITAEKLAFVATIGRDLDKYISKYPDAKYYEGKKPWEFKCDIALPCATQNELDGEDAQKLIANGCTCVAEGANMPSTAEAIKLFHKARLIFAPGKAANAGGVAVSGLEMSQNSIREQWTKEKVDKKLHGIMENIHRTCVKYGHEDNYINYLKGANIGGFLKVAKAMIAQGVV; encoded by the coding sequence ATGTCTAAAGTATATAATACATTTATTGATTACATCGAAAAGCGCAACCCTAACGAACCCGAATTCTTACAAGCTGTGACGGAGGTTGCGGAAGATCTGATCCCTTATATTGAACAACATCAACCTCAACTGTTAAAGATGAAAGTTCTGGAACGCTTAGCTGAACCTGAGCGTGTGATCTCTTTCCGTGTAACCTGGTTAAACGATAAAAACGAAATTGAGGTGAACCGGGGTTACCGTGTACAAATGAACAGTGCGATAGGTCCTTACAAAGGAGGATTACGGTTTGCACCAAATGTCAATCTGAGTATACTTAAGTTTCTGGCTTTCGAACAGGTCTTTAAAAACAGTCTGACCAGTCTTCCTATCGGAGGTGGTAAAGGAGGTTCTGATTTCAATCCGAAAGGTAAATCGGACACGGAGATTATGAAATTTTGTCAAAGCTTTATTTCCGAACTTTACCGTCATATCGGAGCAGAAACTGATGTTCCTGCCGGAGATATAGGTGTAGGAGAACGCGAAATCGGCTATATGTTCGGACAATACAAGCGTCTTCAAAACAACTTTACAGGGGTACTTACAGGTAAAGGCGCCAACTGGGGTGGCTCTTATATCAGACCGGAAGCTACAGGATATGGATTGCTATATTTTGTATCCTGTATCTATGATTACCGCAATGAAGAACTGAAAGATAAGATTGTAGCCATTTCAGGAGCAGGCAATGTAGCTTTCTATGCTGCAGAAAAAGCGATACAACTGGGAGCTAAAGTAATTACATTATCCAATAGTCAGGGCGTATTGTATGACGAACAGGGAATTACTGCAGAGAAACTGGCTTTCGTTGCCACTATAGGTCGTGATCTGGATAAATATATTTCAAAATATCCGGATGCAAAATATTATGAAGGTAAAAAACCATGGGAATTCAAGTGTGACATTGCATTACCTTGTGCTACCCAAAATGAACTGGATGGAGAAGATGCTCAAAAACTAATAGCTAACGGTTGTACCTGTGTAGCTGAAGGAGCAAATATGCCTTCCACCGCTGAAGCCATCAAACTCTTTCACAAAGCACGGCTTATCTTTGCTCCGGGTAAGGCAGCCAACGCCGGAGGTGTAGCTGTATCGGGATTAGAGATGTCTCAAAATTCGATCAGAGAGCAATGGACTAAAGAGAAAGTAGACAAAAAATTACATGGTATTATGGAAAATATCCATAGAACCTGTGTGAAATACGGTCATGAGGACAACTATATTAATTACCTGAAAGGTGCTAATATAGGCGGGTTTCTAAAAGTAGCTAAAGCAATGATTGCACAGGGGGTTGTATAA
- the metQ gene encoding methionine ABC transporter substrate-binding lipoprotein MetQ translates to MNIRTKHICILVAAVLTLSACNGNKKDSQTLKIGIVAGPEKEIAETAAKVAKEKYNLDVELVTFNDYVVPNEALNQGDLDANAFQHQPYLDEQSKQRGYKLVPVAKTFVYPIVAYSKKIKNISELLPGQTIVIPNDPTNGGRSLLLLQKQGLIKLKENTGILPKVTDILENPKQIKFLELEAPQLPRVLDDKEVYVAIINNTFASQAGLDPEKDGLFAEDKESPYVNLIVTRTDNKDDERIKKFVQAYQSPEVEEVAHKIFKGNAVKGW, encoded by the coding sequence ATGAACATACGCACAAAACACATATGTATTCTTGTTGCAGCAGTACTGACACTCAGTGCGTGTAACGGAAATAAAAAAGACAGCCAGACATTGAAAATCGGCATTGTGGCTGGTCCCGAGAAGGAAATCGCAGAGACAGCTGCAAAGGTCGCCAAAGAAAAGTACAATCTGGATGTGGAGCTGGTGACGTTCAACGACTATGTTGTGCCAAACGAAGCCCTGAATCAGGGAGATTTAGATGCAAATGCTTTTCAGCATCAGCCCTATCTGGACGAACAGTCTAAGCAGAGGGGATATAAGCTTGTTCCGGTAGCCAAGACATTTGTATATCCTATCGTAGCCTATTCCAAAAAGATCAAAAATATCAGTGAACTGCTTCCGGGACAGACTATCGTTATCCCTAACGATCCTACCAACGGAGGCAGATCTTTACTGCTTCTTCAAAAGCAAGGTCTTATCAAATTAAAAGAGAATACAGGTATTCTGCCTAAGGTCACAGATATTCTTGAAAATCCGAAACAAATCAAATTCCTGGAGCTTGAAGCACCTCAGCTACCAAGAGTATTGGATGATAAAGAAGTCTATGTCGCTATTATCAACAACACATTTGCATCTCAGGCCGGACTTGATCCGGAAAAAGACGGATTATTTGCTGAAGATAAGGAATCTCCTTATGTCAACCTGATCGTAACCCGTACAGATAATAAAGATGATGAACGCATAAAGAAATTTGTACAGGCTTATCAGTCTCCGGAAGTGGAAGAAGTGGCCCATAAAATATTTAAAGGAAATGCGGTAAAAGGCTGGTAA
- the metI gene encoding methionine ABC transporter permease MetI produces the protein MSDTIVKLLLEGTWQTLVMTFASGFFGFLLGLPTGILLFVTRKGQIMENRVIHQVTSVIVNIFRSIPFIILIVWMIPFTRELVGTSIGVSAALVPLSIGAAPFVARLVENSLLEIPAGLIEAARAMGATHKQIILKVLLPESLPSMVNNATITLITLVGYSAMGGAVGAGGLGQIGYQYGYIGYDAFIMNAVLILLILIVFILQFTGDFIAKKTNHR, from the coding sequence ATGTCTGATACCATAGTTAAACTATTATTAGAGGGGACCTGGCAAACACTGGTCATGACATTTGCCTCCGGTTTCTTTGGTTTTTTATTAGGACTTCCTACGGGAATTCTTCTCTTTGTCACACGCAAAGGACAGATAATGGAAAATAGAGTTATACACCAGGTAACTTCTGTAATAGTCAATATTTTCAGATCCATTCCTTTTATTATTCTGATCGTCTGGATGATTCCCTTTACCAGAGAATTGGTAGGTACATCTATTGGTGTATCAGCAGCATTAGTTCCGCTGAGCATTGGGGCAGCTCCTTTTGTTGCCCGTCTTGTAGAAAACAGTCTGTTGGAAATTCCTGCCGGACTTATTGAAGCTGCCAGAGCAATGGGAGCGACTCATAAACAAATAATACTAAAAGTATTGTTGCCGGAAAGCTTACCCTCTATGGTCAATAATGCAACCATAACGCTGATCACTTTAGTAGGATATTCAGCCATGGGCGGAGCAGTAGGCGCCGGAGGATTAGGGCAAATAGGTTATCAGTATGGCTATATAGGATATGATGCTTTTATTATGAATGCAGTATTGATCCTCCTGATACTGATCGTATTTATACTGCAGTTTACCGGAGATTTTATCGCAAAGAAAACAAATCACAGATAA
- a CDS encoding methionine ABC transporter ATP-binding protein: MVELVNISKTFKSKGISTNALADVSIKISEGEIYGVIGSSGAGKSTLIRCVNLLERPDKGAIVINGQNIMVLPQQQLTVKRREIGMIFQHFNLFSSRTVSENIAFPLELTSKPKIWIKERVNELLQLVGLESKANDYPANLSGGQKQRVAIARALANNPSILLCDEATSALDPHTTKSILQLLRSINKKLNLTILLITHEMEVIKTICDRVAVLDHGRLIEQGTVEQIFTTPKEEVTKQFIASSFNAELPQAIQHKLKETGNPVVKLFITGNEQQSLLISDLQRLYHTDAKLISAQIEYIGQSNFGLMFLELGGESQAIQESLTYLKTNYSSFEIIGYV; the protein is encoded by the coding sequence ATGGTAGAGTTAGTCAATATTTCAAAAACATTTAAGAGTAAAGGCATTTCTACAAATGCACTGGCAGATGTTTCGATAAAGATCAGCGAAGGAGAAATTTATGGAGTTATTGGAAGCTCCGGAGCAGGAAAAAGTACACTGATACGCTGTGTCAATCTACTGGAGCGACCGGATAAAGGCGCAATAGTGATTAACGGTCAAAATATTATGGTTCTTCCACAACAGCAACTTACCGTCAAAAGAAGAGAAATAGGTATGATCTTCCAGCATTTTAATTTATTCTCTTCCCGTACCGTATCTGAAAATATAGCTTTTCCGCTGGAATTGACAAGTAAGCCCAAAATATGGATCAAGGAACGGGTAAACGAATTATTACAACTTGTTGGTCTGGAATCCAAAGCAAACGATTACCCGGCAAACTTGTCCGGAGGACAAAAACAACGTGTAGCCATCGCACGTGCACTGGCCAATAACCCTTCCATTCTGTTGTGTGATGAGGCTACAAGTGCACTTGATCCGCATACGACTAAGTCTATCCTGCAATTATTAAGATCAATCAATAAAAAATTGAATCTGACAATATTGCTGATCACACACGAAATGGAAGTGATAAAGACAATTTGCGATCGTGTGGCGGTCTTAGATCATGGCAGACTCATAGAACAGGGAACAGTAGAACAGATATTCACCACTCCCAAAGAGGAGGTTACAAAACAATTCATCGCTTCATCTTTTAATGCCGAACTTCCGCAAGCAATTCAGCATAAATTGAAAGAGACAGGAAACCCGGTTGTTAAATTATTTATTACAGGTAACGAACAACAGTCTCTGCTGATTTCTGATCTGCAACGATTGTATCATACAGATGCCAAACTGATAAGTGCACAAATCGAATACATTGGTCAGTCCAATTTTGGGCTGATGTTTCTGGAACTTGGAGGAGAATCTCAGGCTATACAAGAAAGCCTGACTTATCTGAAAACTAATTATTCATCTTTTGAAATTATAGGATATGTCTGA
- a CDS encoding inositol-3-phosphate synthase produces MENQVKEANGKLGILIPGLGAVATTLIAGVAAINKGLSLPIGSVSQLSRIRLGKRTEDRNPLIKDFVPLAKLEDIVFGGWDVYEDNVYVAASKAKVLEQGQLDQVKEVLENIKPMKAVFDKNFVKNLDGTHIKTETTRRELADAARKDIRDFKEQNGLDRVVIVWCGSTERYIETNDAFSTVAKLEEALDNDDKRIPPSMIYCYAALMEGVPYVNGAPNLTCDVPAIEELAQTNGVAIAGKDFKTGQTLMKTIVAPGLQARALGVEGWFSTNILGNRDGLVLDDPENFKTKEVSKLSVLEEILDAKKNPELYGDLYHKVRINYYPPHGDNKESWDNIDIFGWMGYKMQIKINFLCRDSILAAPVALDLALFIDLAQRAGMSGIQEWLSFYLKSPQTAPGLPPEHDIFKQLMKLQNTLRHMMGEDLITHLGLDYYQELVDSIQ; encoded by the coding sequence ATGGAAAATCAGGTTAAAGAGGCCAACGGTAAGTTGGGGATTTTAATTCCGGGCCTGGGGGCTGTTGCTACTACTTTGATTGCCGGTGTAGCCGCTATTAACAAAGGATTATCGTTGCCTATTGGTTCAGTTTCTCAATTGAGTCGTATTCGTCTGGGCAAACGTACAGAAGACAGAAATCCATTAATCAAAGATTTCGTTCCATTGGCAAAATTGGAAGATATCGTTTTTGGTGGCTGGGATGTTTACGAAGACAATGTGTATGTTGCTGCTTCTAAAGCGAAAGTATTGGAGCAAGGTCAGTTGGATCAGGTAAAAGAGGTGTTGGAAAATATTAAACCTATGAAAGCTGTTTTTGACAAAAACTTTGTCAAAAACCTGGATGGGACACATATTAAAACTGAAACTACCCGTCGTGAACTGGCGGATGCTGCACGTAAGGATATCCGTGATTTCAAAGAGCAGAATGGCCTTGACCGCGTTGTGATCGTATGGTGTGGTTCTACAGAAAGATATATCGAAACTAATGATGCATTTTCTACTGTTGCAAAACTGGAAGAAGCATTGGATAATGACGACAAGCGCATCCCGCCAAGTATGATTTATTGTTATGCGGCATTGATGGAAGGAGTACCTTATGTAAATGGTGCACCAAACCTGACTTGTGATGTACCTGCTATTGAAGAGCTGGCGCAGACAAATGGTGTTGCTATTGCCGGTAAAGATTTTAAAACAGGACAAACGTTGATGAAAACAATCGTTGCCCCTGGTTTGCAGGCTAGAGCATTAGGTGTAGAAGGTTGGTTCTCAACAAATATTCTGGGTAACCGTGACGGTCTGGTACTGGATGATCCTGAAAACTTTAAAACGAAAGAAGTTTCTAAATTATCGGTATTGGAAGAGATTCTTGATGCTAAGAAAAACCCTGAATTATATGGTGATCTTTACCATAAAGTAAGAATCAATTACTATCCTCCGCATGGTGACAACAAAGAGTCATGGGATAATATCGATATCTTCGGATGGATGGGTTACAAAATGCAGATCAAAATTAACTTCCTGTGTAGAGACTCGATTCTTGCAGCACCAGTTGCATTAGATCTTGCTTTATTCATTGATCTTGCTCAGCGTGCGGGTATGTCCGGTATTCAGGAATGGTTGTCATTCTACCTGAAATCACCTCAGACAGCACCTGGATTACCTCCGGAACATGATATCTTCAAACAACTTATGAAATTGCAGAATACATTGCGTCATATGATGGGGGAAGATTTGATTACTCATTTGGGATTGGATTATTACCAGGAGTTGGTAGACAGTATCCAATAA
- a CDS encoding NDP-sugar synthase → MKMIHFAIIAAGEGSRLKEEGVDLPKPLLTLNGVPMIARLIRIFADQGAPVVHIIINNHSPELKAYLTEESFDVPISLIIKDTPSSLHSFHALIEANPDWEACCLTTTDTIFKEEDFASYLNGFRAAAHADAYMGITPFIDDESPLYVKTDQQQNILSFQDQHTEDIQYVSGGIYGLRKNAIELVKRSVEEGNTRMRNYQRDLLLNHLNVKGHIFGKVVDVDHLKDKEMAEAFLLEKTHLVSAKNG, encoded by the coding sequence ATGAAGATGATACACTTTGCTATTATAGCTGCCGGAGAAGGATCCCGTCTTAAAGAGGAGGGGGTCGATCTTCCAAAACCATTATTGACACTTAACGGTGTTCCTATGATCGCAAGATTAATCCGTATTTTTGCTGATCAGGGTGCTCCGGTCGTTCACATTATTATCAATAATCATTCTCCTGAGCTTAAAGCTTACCTTACGGAAGAAAGCTTTGATGTGCCCATTAGCCTGATTATAAAAGATACACCCAGCTCTCTTCATAGTTTTCATGCGCTTATTGAGGCAAATCCGGATTGGGAAGCCTGCTGCCTGACGACTACTGATACTATTTTTAAAGAAGAAGACTTTGCATCTTATTTGAATGGATTCCGTGCAGCAGCACATGCAGATGCTTATATGGGAATCACTCCATTTATAGATGATGAAAGTCCGTTATATGTAAAAACTGATCAGCAGCAGAATATCCTGAGCTTTCAGGATCAGCATACGGAAGATATTCAATATGTATCCGGTGGTATTTACGGGTTGAGAAAGAATGCTATTGAGTTAGTGAAACGCTCTGTTGAGGAAGGGAATACACGGATGCGTAATTATCAAAGAGATTTATTGCTTAATCATTTAAATGTGAAAGGGCATATTTTTGGGAAGGTCGTAGATGTCGATCATCTCAAAGACAAGGAAATGGCTGAAGCATTCCTTTTAGAAAAAACACATTTAGTTAGTGCGAAAAATGGCTGA
- a CDS encoding CDP-alcohol phosphatidyltransferase family protein — protein sequence MQRETSVYNNPNTPEEQETAFEQSLKSNDTEERIDIWFYRPIGFKIAQVCAKIGITPNAVTIISIFFGVGAGILFYYPSLWINVIGMLLLVFANSLDSADGQLARMTDNKSRFGRILDGFAGDFWFASIHIALCLRLMNEGWSAWVWVPGVLAGVSHVFQSAMADYYRNVHLYFIKGKAGSELDNSRDLQAEFDQMSWSKQAFSKFVLNGYLGYTRMQERLSPNLQQLLGLIKAKYVDSLPQALVTEFRTMNKPLMKYTNIVQFNTRVIFLFLWLFIGEVWLYFFFDMFVLNPILIYMINRQEKVSGYFVNKLKS from the coding sequence ATGCAAAGAGAGACATCGGTATACAACAATCCTAATACTCCCGAAGAACAAGAAACGGCATTTGAACAATCTCTCAAATCCAATGATACAGAAGAACGAATTGACATCTGGTTTTACAGACCGATCGGATTCAAAATAGCACAGGTCTGTGCAAAGATCGGAATCACTCCCAATGCGGTTACTATTATCAGTATTTTCTTTGGTGTAGGAGCCGGTATTTTATTTTATTATCCATCACTTTGGATTAATGTGATTGGGATGTTATTACTGGTGTTTGCCAATTCACTGGATTCGGCAGATGGCCAGTTGGCCAGGATGACAGACAATAAAAGTCGTTTTGGACGTATTTTAGATGGATTTGCGGGTGATTTTTGGTTTGCTTCCATTCATATTGCACTATGTCTGCGACTGATGAATGAAGGATGGTCTGCATGGGTATGGGTTCCGGGCGTATTAGCCGGGGTATCGCATGTTTTCCAATCTGCAATGGCTGACTATTACCGTAATGTACACTTATATTTTATCAAAGGAAAAGCAGGTAGCGAACTGGATAACAGTCGCGATCTGCAGGCAGAATTTGATCAGATGAGCTGGAGTAAACAAGCATTCAGCAAATTTGTATTGAATGGTTACCTTGGGTATACACGTATGCAGGAACGTTTATCTCCCAACCTTCAGCAACTTTTGGGCTTAATCAAAGCGAAGTATGTTGACAGTTTACCGCAGGCATTGGTGACAGAGTTCAGAACCATGAACAAACCACTAATGAAGTATACCAATATTGTTCAATTCAATACCCGTGTTATCTTTTTATTTTTATGGCTTTTCATAGGAGAGGTGTGGTTATACTTTTTCTTTGATATGTTTGTATTAAATCCTATTCTGATCTATATGATCAACAGACAGGAAAAGGTAAGCGGATACTTTGTAAATAAACTCAAAAGTTAG